In the genome of Mucilaginibacter terrenus, one region contains:
- a CDS encoding peptidylprolyl isomerase, translated as MGIMSYLRERMGKILAIVIGLALLGFVAEEVIKSGSSIFRDNQTDIGEVNGSAISYNKFNQRLDIATNQFKQQGQSISPQITSYLQETTWNQFLTEKLLGKEIEKLGLVVGDAEIQSMVSGSNPDPQIARQFSDPQTGQFDRARLNQFLTYIQSNKADTAQLSSWAAFVSEVIKSRTQQKYVSLVSNGLYINSLEAQDEYQGKNKLANFKYAVLDYASIPDNKVTPTDDDFNAYYNEHKNEFKNKEELRNINYVSFNAAPSKADSAAIKVQVDKLAADFKASTNDSLFVQVNSETKTPIAYVKKGRLDPQLDSVMFNAEKGFTYGPYLSNGSYKIAKLIDTKVGPDSVKARHILLDPAAEGGLPRAQAKADSLKALIQSGKATFADLAKKFSTDKQSGTNGGDLPTFGRGAMIPVFEDAAFDGKQGDMKIVTSQFGVHLIEIQSQKGSSKVVKVAQVDKPLEASEQTQNAVYNKAQAFLSSLNKDNFEAEAKKAGLSVKNAFDITGTAAVLPGLENARALVKWAFKADKGDFSEEVYPIGDQYVVARLAEIKPVGFLSLDAVKAEITPAVKIRVKAKQLTDKFQSALSGASSIDQVAQKAGTKAVSLQNIVFANPVIPGAAAEYKVIGTVFGLQPNKLSKPIDGVQGVYVVSLDSFVNPAPATNLVREKQTLAQTLEQRAGNQVLEALKDKAIVKDNRAKFL; from the coding sequence ATGGGCATAATGAGTTATTTGCGGGAGCGGATGGGTAAGATTCTCGCAATTGTGATTGGTTTGGCACTGCTAGGTTTTGTAGCCGAGGAAGTGATCAAATCCGGAAGTTCTATTTTCAGGGATAACCAAACTGATATAGGCGAAGTGAACGGCAGCGCGATAAGCTATAACAAGTTTAACCAAAGGCTGGATATTGCTACTAACCAGTTTAAACAACAAGGGCAAAGCATTTCTCCGCAAATTACCAGCTATTTACAGGAAACCACCTGGAACCAGTTCTTAACAGAGAAGTTGCTGGGTAAAGAAATTGAAAAATTAGGTTTAGTTGTTGGCGATGCCGAAATACAATCAATGGTTAGCGGCAGCAACCCCGACCCACAAATAGCGCGTCAGTTCTCAGACCCGCAAACCGGTCAGTTTGATCGTGCCAGGTTAAACCAGTTCCTTACTTACATCCAGTCTAACAAGGCAGATACTGCTCAGCTGTCATCATGGGCTGCTTTTGTAAGCGAAGTTATTAAGAGCCGCACGCAGCAAAAATATGTATCGTTGGTAAGCAATGGCCTTTACATCAATTCGCTGGAAGCACAGGACGAGTATCAGGGCAAAAACAAGCTTGCTAACTTTAAGTACGCTGTTTTAGATTATGCATCTATTCCGGATAATAAGGTAACTCCTACAGACGACGACTTTAATGCTTACTACAACGAGCACAAAAACGAGTTTAAAAATAAAGAAGAGTTAAGGAACATTAACTACGTAAGCTTTAACGCTGCACCGTCTAAAGCGGATAGCGCTGCTATTAAAGTACAAGTAGATAAACTGGCTGCCGACTTTAAGGCATCTACCAACGACTCACTATTTGTTCAGGTAAATTCTGAAACAAAAACGCCAATTGCCTACGTGAAAAAAGGCAGGTTAGACCCGCAGCTGGATTCGGTAATGTTCAATGCAGAGAAAGGCTTTACTTACGGCCCATACCTTTCTAACGGCAGCTATAAAATTGCTAAGCTGATAGATACCAAAGTTGGTCCGGATTCAGTAAAAGCACGCCACATCCTGCTTGACCCGGCTGCCGAAGGTGGTTTGCCAAGGGCACAGGCAAAGGCCGATTCGTTAAAAGCGCTTATACAAAGCGGTAAAGCTACCTTTGCAGATTTGGCAAAGAAATTTTCTACCGACAAGCAGTCTGGTACAAACGGCGGCGATCTGCCTACATTTGGTCGCGGTGCTATGATCCCGGTTTTTGAGGACGCAGCATTTGATGGCAAACAAGGCGACATGAAGATCGTAACCTCTCAGTTTGGTGTTCACCTTATCGAGATCCAAAGCCAAAAAGGATCATCAAAAGTTGTTAAGGTTGCCCAGGTAGATAAGCCACTTGAAGCAAGCGAGCAAACACAAAATGCCGTTTACAATAAAGCGCAGGCGTTCCTGAGCTCTTTAAATAAAGACAACTTTGAAGCGGAAGCAAAGAAAGCCGGTCTTTCTGTTAAGAACGCTTTCGATATCACTGGTACGGCTGCTGTATTGCCGGGCCTTGAAAATGCACGTGCATTAGTAAAGTGGGCTTTTAAAGCAGATAAAGGAGATTTCTCGGAAGAAGTTTACCCTATAGGCGATCAGTATGTAGTAGCCCGCCTTGCCGAAATTAAGCCGGTAGGTTTTCTTAGCCTTGACGCTGTTAAAGCAGAAATCACCCCTGCTGTAAAGATCAGGGTTAAGGCAAAACAACTTACCGATAAATTCCAGTCGGCTTTAAGCGGTGCGTCTTCTATAGACCAGGTAGCGCAAAAAGCAGGCACCAAAGCGGTTTCTTTGCAAAATATAGTATTTGCTAACCCTGTTATACCAGGCGCAGCTGCCGAGTATAAAGTTATTGGTACTGTATTTGGATTGCAGCCTAACAAACTCTCTAAGCCTATTGATGGCGTACAAGGTGTTTACGTGGTAAGCTTGGACAGCTTTGTAAACCCTGCACCTGCAACTAACCTGGTAAGGGAGAAACAAACTCTGGCACAAACGCTTGAGCAGCGCGCAGGCAACCAGGTGTTAGAAGCATTGAAAGATAAGGCTATTGTAAAAGATAACAGGGCTAAGTTCTTATAA
- a CDS encoding glycosyltransferase family protein, with product MKILFGIQGTGNGHISRAREIVPLLQQYGEVDLLVSGTEAEVSLSQPLKYRFHGFSFVFGKKGGVDNWATFKIMNLPQLWRDMRSLPLKQYDLIINDFEPVSAWACRIQGVPSVSLSHQCSFVSKKTPRPAKWNYAEWLFKYYSPTTHHIGFHFERYADFIHTPVIRTDIRKLETSNKGHYSVYLPAYGDNTLIKNLGQAKDAEWHVFSKRTKSAYREGNVHIFPVNNEAFNNSLASSAGLLTGGGFEGPAEALFMGKKVMMIPMKGQYEQQCNALAASYLGVKVVGTIGHDFSTHINNWLADDKRINVDFPDETAQIVDDMVKRYARQ from the coding sequence ATGAAAATACTATTTGGCATACAGGGTACCGGCAATGGGCATATCAGTCGTGCCCGCGAAATTGTTCCCCTTCTGCAGCAGTATGGCGAAGTAGACCTGCTGGTAAGCGGCACCGAAGCGGAAGTTAGCCTGAGCCAGCCGCTTAAATACCGTTTTCATGGGTTTAGCTTTGTTTTTGGAAAAAAAGGAGGTGTAGATAATTGGGCTACCTTTAAGATCATGAACCTTCCGCAGCTTTGGCGCGATATGCGAAGCCTGCCGCTTAAACAGTATGACTTAATTATAAACGACTTTGAACCGGTAAGTGCCTGGGCCTGCCGCATTCAGGGTGTGCCCTCGGTTTCGTTAAGTCACCAGTGTTCGTTCGTGTCCAAAAAAACACCCCGTCCCGCAAAGTGGAACTATGCGGAGTGGCTATTTAAGTATTACTCACCAACAACGCATCACATAGGCTTCCATTTTGAACGTTACGCCGATTTTATTCATACTCCCGTTATACGTACCGATATTCGTAAACTGGAAACATCAAACAAGGGGCATTACAGCGTATACCTGCCTGCTTATGGTGATAATACGCTTATAAAAAATCTGGGGCAGGCAAAAGATGCGGAGTGGCACGTATTTAGTAAACGTACCAAGTCAGCATACCGGGAAGGTAACGTTCACATTTTTCCTGTTAATAACGAAGCATTTAATAACAGCCTGGCCAGTAGCGCCGGCCTGCTTACAGGTGGAGGTTTTGAAGGCCCTGCTGAAGCACTGTTTATGGGTAAAAAAGTAATGATGATACCCATGAAGGGGCAGTACGAGCAGCAATGTAATGCACTGGCGGCATCGTACCTGGGGGTAAAGGTTGTAGGTACCATTGGGCACGACTTCTCTACGCACATTAACAACTGGCTTGCCGATGATAAACGCATCAATGTCGATTTCCCCGACGAGACGGCGCAAATTGTAGATGATATGGTAAAGCGGTATGCCCGGCAATAA
- a CDS encoding UDP-2,3-diacylglucosamine diphosphatase: MAKREVDIVIISDVHLGTYGCHAKELLKYLKSIKPKMLILNGDIIDIWQFSKSYWPESHMKVVRRILKFVTEGVPVYYLTGNHDEMLRKFTDLNLGSFQLLNKIVLNIDGKKAWIFHGDVFDVTMQHSKWLAKLGAVGYDTLILINSLTNWFLTAIGREKMSFSQKVKAKFKDAVKFINQFEQTAADLAVEKAYSYVICGHIHHAEIREIQSTEQTGSVLYLNSGDWVESLTSLEYNNGDWRVFKFNPDDFKSDADEEDVSDAEDLNAMLDVKVLLERFRQEAE; the protein is encoded by the coding sequence ATGGCGAAAAGAGAAGTTGATATCGTTATTATTTCTGATGTGCACTTAGGCACATATGGCTGTCACGCTAAGGAACTTTTAAAGTACCTCAAGAGCATTAAACCCAAGATGCTCATCCTCAATGGCGACATAATAGATATTTGGCAGTTCAGTAAATCTTATTGGCCCGAGAGCCACATGAAGGTGGTAAGGCGAATACTTAAATTTGTTACAGAAGGTGTCCCAGTGTATTACCTTACCGGTAACCACGACGAGATGCTGCGCAAGTTTACCGACCTCAATCTTGGTTCATTTCAGCTTCTAAATAAAATAGTACTGAACATTGACGGGAAAAAAGCCTGGATATTTCATGGTGATGTTTTCGACGTTACCATGCAGCATTCCAAATGGCTTGCCAAATTAGGAGCTGTTGGGTATGATACACTTATTCTCATCAACAGCTTAACAAACTGGTTTCTTACTGCAATAGGCCGGGAAAAGATGAGCTTTTCCCAAAAGGTAAAAGCTAAGTTTAAGGATGCCGTAAAGTTCATTAACCAATTTGAGCAAACAGCGGCTGATCTTGCGGTTGAGAAGGCCTACAGCTATGTAATTTGCGGACACATTCACCATGCCGAGATAAGGGAAATACAATCAACCGAACAAACGGGTAGCGTGCTGTACCTCAACAGCGGCGATTGGGTGGAAAGCCTTACTTCATTGGAGTACAACAATGGCGACTGGCGGGTGTTCAAGTTTAACCCCGATGATTTTAAATCAGATGCTGACGAGGAGGATGTATCCGATGCCGAGGACCTGAACGCCATGCTGGATGTTAAGGTACTGCTGGAACGTTTTAGGCAGGAAGCGGAGTAA
- a CDS encoding DinB family protein: protein MNLAKERRAIDEALDRYREWLDTIPDSSFDVTPAKDGWSYAEVYDHIMKASLGSSIVLERCTHDNCPPSKGGVTLTGWYILLMGAFPPFNTKVPEEAAAKVAPVKIDKETARNQIIKVRKRVATTAGLITAAPTNARWQHPRMGMLNAAQWFKFIRVHLQHHLKQLERLRASFNTSK from the coding sequence ATGAACCTGGCTAAAGAGCGCCGCGCTATTGACGAGGCTTTAGACCGCTACCGCGAATGGCTGGACACCATACCAGACAGTAGCTTTGATGTTACGCCTGCCAAAGATGGCTGGAGCTATGCAGAGGTGTATGACCACATTATGAAAGCCAGTTTGGGTTCGTCTATTGTCCTGGAGCGGTGTACGCATGATAATTGCCCACCATCAAAAGGCGGAGTTACACTTACAGGCTGGTACATCCTGCTTATGGGAGCTTTCCCACCCTTTAACACAAAAGTGCCTGAAGAAGCTGCCGCCAAAGTAGCTCCGGTGAAAATAGATAAAGAGACTGCCCGTAACCAGATAATTAAAGTACGCAAGCGGGTAGCCACTACCGCTGGGTTGATAACCGCTGCCCCAACCAACGCACGCTGGCAGCATCCGCGGATGGGCATGCTAAATGCAGCCCAATGGTTTAAATTTATACGTGTTCACCTGCAGCATCATTTAAAGCAGCTGGAACGGCTAAGGGCGTCTTTTAACACATCGAAATAA
- the lptC gene encoding LPS export ABC transporter periplasmic protein LptC translates to MIKLNFVHRVSLKHYTFAALFAAMFFSACENDINKIKAIAAADATKPIQTTKGVDVIFSDSAIVKFRVISPLMVQYQGKQKDSISVMPKGVKIIFLDKDLKEAGTIVSDSAVTRNENKFMEFRKNVVARNTEGTVYKSDQLIYDTEKKTIYSTKMVEMTKANGDIMHGTSFTSDDKLLHPIFQNATGVIHVNGDNLAQ, encoded by the coding sequence ATGATTAAGCTTAATTTTGTTCATCGGGTTTCGTTAAAGCATTACACATTTGCCGCTCTTTTTGCGGCAATGTTTTTTAGTGCCTGCGAGAACGATATTAACAAAATTAAAGCAATAGCTGCAGCTGATGCTACCAAGCCCATCCAAACCACCAAGGGAGTAGATGTTATTTTCAGTGACTCGGCTATAGTGAAGTTTCGTGTTATCTCACCCTTGATGGTGCAATACCAGGGCAAGCAAAAGGATTCTATCAGCGTTATGCCTAAAGGTGTCAAGATCATCTTTCTCGACAAGGATCTAAAGGAAGCCGGTACCATCGTTTCCGACTCTGCTGTTACCCGCAACGAGAATAAATTTATGGAGTTCAGGAAGAACGTTGTTGCGCGCAACACAGAGGGCACGGTTTATAAGTCTGACCAGTTGATTTATGATACCGAAAAGAAGACTATTTATTCTACTAAAATGGTGGAGATGACCAAAGCTAACGGAGATATTATGCACGGTACCAGTTTTACAAGCGATGATAAGCTGCTGCACCCCATATTCCAGAATGCAACTGGTGTTATTCACGTAAATGGCGACAACCTGGCGCAGTAA
- a CDS encoding DUF6427 family protein codes for MVNFFKLYNPLSILWLAILLYLLRIGFIVSAPDKVEFIFVEPFARLLVPVTYEYAFSPALNVFLAGILVLGQAVLVNYFVNHYNLLGKPTFLPALMYVTIASLFKPFMILSAPLICNFLLIWMLFKLASFYKGDDAKSTAYDLGIIVAIGSLIYLPFIFMFLAVWIGLIIFRPFSWREWVSAVLGYVTVFFFLAVIYYLSGRFGNFFRIWAPLGSKFPNAVRINYLNYLVLVPVLVILALYFIKLQQNFYKSYVQVRKCLQLLFFVLLIAGLSFYIKAEFNLVHFIMCVVPLAVFFSYYFHNATKRWFYEGLYLLLLISIVYFQFNTF; via the coding sequence ATGGTCAACTTTTTTAAGCTTTATAATCCGCTCAGCATTCTTTGGCTTGCCATTCTGCTCTACTTGCTGCGTATTGGGTTTATAGTAAGCGCGCCAGACAAGGTGGAGTTTATTTTTGTGGAACCCTTTGCACGGTTGCTGGTACCTGTAACTTACGAATACGCTTTTTCACCTGCCCTTAACGTTTTCCTGGCGGGTATTTTGGTATTGGGGCAGGCAGTGCTGGTAAACTACTTCGTTAATCATTATAACCTGCTGGGCAAGCCCACCTTTCTGCCGGCTTTAATGTACGTAACAATAGCATCGCTTTTTAAGCCGTTCATGATATTAAGTGCGCCGCTTATATGCAACTTCCTGCTTATATGGATGCTATTTAAGCTGGCCAGCTTTTACAAAGGCGATGATGCAAAATCCACCGCTTATGACCTTGGAATAATAGTGGCAATTGGTTCGCTAATCTATCTCCCATTCATATTCATGTTCCTGGCGGTGTGGATCGGCCTTATCATCTTTCGCCCGTTTAGCTGGCGCGAGTGGGTATCTGCCGTACTTGGCTACGTGACCGTGTTTTTTTTCCTGGCTGTTATTTATTATTTGAGCGGACGTTTTGGTAATTTCTTCAGGATATGGGCCCCCCTGGGTTCAAAGTTCCCTAATGCTGTCAGGATAAATTATCTTAATTACCTGGTGTTGGTGCCCGTGCTAGTTATTCTGGCCTTATACTTTATTAAGCTTCAGCAAAATTTTTACAAAAGTTACGTGCAGGTGCGTAAATGCTTGCAGTTGTTGTTTTTTGTGTTGCTTATTGCAGGGCTTTCTTTTTATATAAAAGCAGAATTTAACCTCGTGCATTTTATAATGTGCGTAGTGCCTTTGGCGGTATTCTTTTCTTATTATTTTCATAACGCAACCAAGCGCTGGTTCTACGAAGGATTGTATTTGCTGCTGCTTATCAGCATAGTATATTTCCAGTTTAACACTTTTTAA
- a CDS encoding YjjG family noncanonical pyrimidine nucleotidase has translation MFSTPQSDIVNLNSKSYKHIFFDLDHTIWDFDRNAEETLLELYSVYKLADIGVQSAAEFIEIYTRNNHQLWAEYHLGKISKDVLRETRFKKTFLEMGVHPEAVPAAFEDDYVRLGPYKTNLFPHAHETLAYLQSRYTLHLISNGFKESTEIKVSGTGLGKYFQNVIISEVVGVNKPDPLIFQHAVELAGTTKEESLMIGDSLEADVRGALGFGMDAIYFNPFRVEKPADIPMQIHHLKELTLIL, from the coding sequence ATGTTTTCTACGCCGCAATCTGACATCGTCAATCTTAATTCCAAATCCTACAAACACATCTTTTTTGATCTTGACCACACCATCTGGGACTTTGACCGCAATGCGGAAGAAACCCTGCTGGAGCTTTATAGCGTTTATAAGTTGGCAGATATTGGCGTGCAGTCGGCAGCGGAGTTCATAGAAATATATACCCGTAATAATCACCAGCTTTGGGCCGAGTACCACCTGGGTAAAATAAGCAAGGATGTTTTACGCGAGACGCGTTTTAAAAAGACCTTTTTGGAAATGGGCGTACACCCCGAAGCTGTACCTGCTGCATTTGAGGACGACTATGTAAGGCTTGGTCCGTATAAAACAAATCTTTTTCCGCACGCGCATGAAACACTGGCTTACCTGCAAAGTAGATACACACTGCACCTAATCTCCAACGGGTTTAAAGAATCTACTGAGATAAAGGTAAGCGGAACCGGGCTGGGAAAATACTTTCAAAATGTGATCATTTCCGAAGTGGTAGGGGTGAATAAACCGGATCCGCTGATCTTTCAGCATGCGGTTGAGCTTGCCGGTACTACTAAAGAAGAAAGCCTGATGATTGGCGACAGCCTGGAGGCGGACGTACGTGGCGCTTTGGGGTTTGGTATGGATGCGATTTATTTTAACCCATTCCGGGTAGAAAAGCCTGCAGACATACCTATGCAGATACATCATTTAAAAGAATTAACTTTAATCCTATGA
- a CDS encoding type III pantothenate kinase encodes MANLVVDIGNTLVKIALFEGDELQRVEQYADPAEEEIDTLLAGYNIAKAIISSVRKEKATWLLKLQDRFDTINFNSTVATSINNHYKTPATLGPDRLAAVIGANRLYPGTNNMVISGGTTITYDYVDAEANYFGGSISPGLNMRYKALNYYTGGLPLLQADAGFDRSSGDDTASAITSGVQNGIKYELTGFIESYTNKYRECNIILSGGDSIFFDTLLKNSIFAPYIKIEPYLVLKGLNAAIQA; translated from the coding sequence ATGGCAAACCTGGTTGTTGATATTGGTAACACGCTGGTGAAAATAGCGCTGTTTGAAGGTGATGAACTGCAGCGTGTTGAGCAATACGCCGATCCTGCTGAAGAGGAGATAGACACTTTACTTGCGGGCTACAACATCGCTAAAGCAATAATATCGTCGGTAAGGAAAGAGAAAGCCACGTGGCTGCTGAAGTTGCAAGACCGATTTGATACAATAAATTTCAACAGCACAGTTGCTACAAGTATAAACAACCATTATAAAACACCAGCAACCCTAGGGCCCGACAGGCTGGCGGCGGTAATAGGCGCTAACCGGCTATACCCCGGTACAAACAACATGGTGATAAGCGGGGGCACAACCATTACGTATGATTATGTTGATGCAGAGGCAAATTATTTTGGAGGGAGCATATCACCCGGCCTAAATATGCGTTATAAAGCCTTAAATTACTATACCGGCGGGCTGCCATTGTTACAAGCCGACGCAGGCTTTGACAGGAGTAGCGGAGACGACACCGCATCTGCAATTACTTCGGGGGTGCAAAACGGGATAAAATACGAGCTTACAGGTTTTATAGAAAGCTATACAAATAAATACCGGGAGTGCAATATCATACTAAGCGGGGGCGATAGTATTTTCTTTGATACTCTTTTGAAAAATAGCATCTTTGCCCCCTATATAAAAATTGAGCCCTACCTGGTTCTTAAAGGATTAAACGCAGCGATACAAGCATAA
- the upp gene encoding uracil phosphoribosyltransferase, which translates to MPFILNKTDSIANLFLAELRDAAIQQDRGRFRRNQQKLGTILAYEISKSFRYEAKDVQTPLGTASINVPTAQPVLATILRAGLPFHQGFMDVFEQADSAFITACRKTKKSGSFTIQVDHISTPDINGRALIMIDTMLATGQSVVRVCKELMAQYKITELHLAAVIASAEGVAHVRANLPKAKIWVCAVDEEMTSKSYIVPGLGDAGDLAFGEKV; encoded by the coding sequence ATGCCCTTCATCCTGAACAAAACCGACAGTATAGCCAACTTGTTTTTAGCCGAACTGCGGGATGCAGCCATTCAGCAGGATAGAGGCCGTTTTCGCCGCAACCAGCAAAAGCTGGGAACTATACTGGCTTATGAGATCAGTAAATCGTTCCGCTACGAGGCAAAGGATGTGCAAACACCACTGGGTACGGCCAGCATAAATGTGCCGACTGCACAACCTGTACTGGCAACTATACTACGGGCAGGTTTGCCATTTCACCAGGGGTTTATGGACGTGTTTGAACAGGCAGATTCTGCATTTATCACTGCGTGCCGCAAAACCAAAAAGAGCGGCAGCTTTACCATCCAGGTAGACCATATTTCAACACCTGATATAAATGGGCGGGCGTTAATCATGATAGACACGATGCTGGCTACCGGGCAAAGTGTGGTAAGGGTTTGCAAGGAACTGATGGCGCAATACAAAATAACCGAGTTACATCTTGCCGCTGTAATAGCCAGTGCGGAAGGCGTTGCCCATGTAAGGGCGAACTTGCCAAAAGCTAAAATATGGGTATGCGCGGTAGACGAGGAGATGACAAGTAAAAGCTACATTGTACCCGGGCTTGGCGATGCCGGGGACCTGGCGTTTGGGGAGAAGGTGTAG
- the purQ gene encoding phosphoribosylformylglycinamidine synthase subunit PurQ encodes MKFGVVIFPGSNCDEDIIHVLQNVMGQDVVRLWHKDHDLQGADFIVLPGGFSFGDYLRSGAIARFSPIMQEVIQFAAKGGKVLGICNGFQILAEAGLVPGALLHNKTRKFICRNIYLKPQTTNSLVTRGIEPERALKIPIAHGEGNYFADADVLKEINDNDQVLFRYCDEAGNITDDANPNGSLENIAGVCNKDRNVFGFMPHPERASEALVGNQDGLAIFESIIALANA; translated from the coding sequence ATGAAATTTGGCGTAGTAATATTTCCGGGCTCCAATTGTGATGAAGACATCATCCACGTACTGCAAAATGTTATGGGACAGGATGTGGTTAGGTTGTGGCATAAAGATCATGATCTTCAGGGTGCCGACTTTATAGTTTTACCCGGTGGCTTTTCCTTTGGCGACTATTTGCGCTCAGGCGCTATCGCGCGTTTTTCACCCATTATGCAGGAAGTAATACAGTTTGCTGCAAAGGGCGGTAAAGTGCTTGGCATTTGCAACGGTTTCCAAATACTTGCCGAAGCCGGCCTGGTACCGGGAGCGCTGCTGCACAACAAAACCCGGAAGTTTATCTGCCGTAACATCTATCTTAAACCACAAACCACCAACTCGCTGGTTACCCGTGGTATCGAGCCGGAGCGTGCTTTAAAAATACCTATTGCACATGGTGAGGGCAACTATTTTGCAGATGCCGATGTGCTTAAAGAGATCAATGATAACGACCAGGTACTTTTCCGTTATTGCGACGAGGCTGGTAACATAACCGACGATGCTAACCCTAACGGTTCACTGGAGAACATTGCCGGTGTTTGTAACAAAGACCGCAATGTGTTTGGCTTTATGCCACACCCTGAGCGTGCCTCAGAAGCATTGGTAGGCAACCAGGATGGCTTGGCTATTTTCGAGTCGATCATAGCGTTGGCTAATGCCTAA